From Canis lupus baileyi chromosome X, mCanLup2.hap1, whole genome shotgun sequence:
CACCCGGCCGGGGCCGCAGGGCAGGGCGCACCTCTCCACCCAGCTCTTGTAGTTGGGGATGTCCTTGGCGTAGAGCAGCTTGTTGGATGGCGAGTCCTTGCCCAGGCGGTGCTCCGACGTGGAGCACGAGTCCATGAACGTCTGGGCCACCACAGACAGGCAGGCGTCCGTGATGCTGCTCTTGTGGATGTCGAACACGAACTGCGGGTTCTTGATCACGTTCACCCAGAAGCGCAGGGGCAGGCTGCACAGAGGAAGAAGCCCCCGACGCGCCCTCCCGTCACCACTCCCTTATCGGCTTCCTGGCTGGCCCGGGCACATCTTGCCCACGGGCAGCCAGGGTGACCCACTGACGTCAGCGGGCTTGTGTTTCAGCGTCCGCCGGACCTCCAGCCTTCTGCGTCGCTGCACTCCCCCTCCGCCACAGCCGCCACAGCACCTCTGCCCCGTGCTGGCCCCGCTACCAGCGTCCCACGTGCCCCACAGAGCCCACGTTCGGCGTCACGCTCACTCCTCTCCGCCTGTGCCAACACTGACGCACGTCCCCTCCCGCCCGGACGCCCACTCCAGCCCCCGTCAGCCGTGCTACCCCCGCGGTCCCCGAGTGCCGCCAAAGCACTGGTCTCCTCCCGCCACCCGTCCCCCAGCAGCGGCCCAGCACCAGGCAGTACCAGTTGCTCTTCCAGGTGTGGCGCACGTCGGGGTCACTGATCTGCCGCTGGTCGGCCTGCTCGTCCAGGAAGTCGAACATGTACTTGATGGCCAGGGGCAGGGCCGAGCCGCGGTGCGCCGTGCTGAACACCGTCTCAAAGAGGTCATCCACAAACTTCTGCAGCGTGCCCTGCGGGGGCTCAGCAAGAGCGCAGGCCGTGAGGGCGCCCGGTGGGCACGTCCCCGCAGCGCACGGGGGACGcagggctcccctgcagggaccGCCTCGAGCCCGGCCGGGAGTTCCCAAGGCCCTCAGAGCCGCCCGCTGGGTCTGACCGACCGTGGCCTCCCCCCGGGCCGGGCCATCCGCGGGGCCAAGGCCAGGGCGGCCCAGGGCGGGCCCACACCTTGGTGGCCAGCAGCCGTGTCAGGTAGATCTCCGAGACCATCTTGCTGCCACGGTCCCCCTCGCGGTGGTCGGCGTGGTCGTGGTTCTTCACCAGGTGCCACAGCTTGGTGCCCGTTTCCTGGTCGGGCGTGATCATGGGTGCCCGAGAACGGAGGCTGTCGGGGCTGCTGGCCGTGCGCAGCAAGCTCTCTGGGGCGGGGAACAGCGCGCCGCTCAGGCCAGTGGGGTCCCGGCGGCCACGACCTCAGCTCTTGCCCCACTCTGCTCCAGGAGCCCAGCAGGCCGAGGGGGACCTGCCCGCTCTCACTGGCCCTCCGTCCCCGCCTCTACACTCTGCGAGCACCCCCAGGCGCCAGCCCGCCGTTCGGAGAGGGGGCTCCCCATGACAGGTGACGCGGCCTCGAAGGGCACGGGCCTGGCAAAGGCAGCCACACCAAAGGCACGTACCGTAGCGGCTGAGCGAGCGTGTAAAGGTGAAGGAGTTGGCCATGTTATAGGCGGACACCTGTTTGGGCACCAGCGCCACCAAGGAGCCGTCTGTCACCTGCAAGccccagagacagagggaagcagTGCGGGAGGCTGAGAGGCCTAGGAGCCTGAGCCAACGTCCAGGGGTGCACACATGGGGAGGCACCCGAGGGTCCCCGAGGAGGGACCGTGAATGCAGGGGCAAGATGAGGGAGGAGCGGGGCCCCAGCTCCTCTGTCCTCAGGGCAGGGCCCTGGCTCCCAGGTGGAGGaaggcccccagcccctcacctGGTAGTGGGCCAACGAGTTGACCCTCTTCCAGTCACACTCGATCTTGGTGGTGACATCTTCGTCCTGCAGGATGATGCGGGCCATGCGACCCTGACGCCACTCTGCAGGCCACAGACAGCCCTTGAGGTGCAGCTCAGGGTCCCCGGTCCCTGGACCCGCTCCCCTCACAGGACAGAGCCCGAGTGGGGGTGTGAAGGCCTGACAATGTCATATGGCTGCAGGGTGGGGACCAGGAGGCAAGGGCAGGTCACCTAGGTCCATGTCCTCGGCTTTGGGGCGCTGGGAGTACGGGAGGCCCTTGTACACAGCGTCCAGCAGCTTATCTTTGGCTTGGGTGATGCTGTCACAGTTGAGCACCTTCACTGGGACCTGCGCGCTGCTCTCGCCCTCCGGGAACACGCAGTGCAGGGTCTGAGCGGGAGGGGAGCATAGGCTGGGGCCCGGGCGGagcttccctccccccccccccccccccgtgcctgGAGCCCTGCCCGCCTGGCCCCCCACTCACCAGCGTCTTATAGTCGATCTGCTGCCGAATGAGCTTATCCTCGCTCAGGGAGTAGCGGGCCTCGCCCGTGATGGCGTCGATGGGGCCCTTCTCCATCTGTTGCTTGATGGCGCAGTAGAGCAGGAAAAGCGGCTCCCCGGCGCACTCCTGCGGCAtgggtgggggtcggggtggggttggggtcGGGCACACAGCTTGcggcttccccccaccccctctgacCCTCTACCCGCCAACCCCAATGTACCTTCAGAAACTTGTGCAGCAGGAACGTGAACCAGTTGGTAAGCATCTTCTCGGCCACCGACTCGGTCCTAGGGCAGAAAGGGCGCTGGGCCGGCGGGCAGAGCAGGGGCCCGGGTGGGATGTGctctggcaggggtgggggcggcggggggcggggccgggcctcgCAGTACCTGCGCAGCAGCAACTTCGGGTGGTTCTTGCTCTGCAGGTTTTTCTCTATGAGGTCGGCCAGCAGCTGCTTGAGCAGCCCGGTGGCGTAATCGAGGCGACTCTGCAGGACCACCATGGTGAGCGAGGCCACGGTGCCGCGGTCCCGCATGGAGAAGCTGCTCTGGGCCTCCAGCGTGTGAATGAAGGTGAGCACGAAGGCGCGGCTGTGCAGCAGCTGCCCGAAGAGGCGCAGGGCCTTCTCGACGTTGGGGGGCGTCTGGGAGGGACGGCGGGTCTCAGACAGCGGGCCGGCCCCGGGGGACGGGGGAcggggcgggcagggcagggcagggactcACATCCAGCTCCTTAAGCACCGGATGGGCCTCAATGCCCGGGAAGAGCACGCGCACGGCGTACGTCCGGTAGTCCAGGAAAGGGATCTGCACCCCGTCCATGTGGCTCGTCAGCTCGTGGATATCCGTCTGCAGCTCAGCAAAGGCTGTGGAGGGCCAAGGAGGGAGAGTGAGCAGAGCAGGACggggccccgggccccccgccctGCACCCTCCCCCGTGCCAGGCACCTTCCTTGCATTCCAGAGCCACGCGGGACTCCAGGTTGTCCATCTGGAGCTGAAGCCGCTTGAGCGTGCGGTCGGCATCCTGCGTCTTCCGCTTATAGGCCACCAGCACGGCGGTGATGGCCAGCAGCAGgaggccgccgcccgccgccaggCCCACCGTGGCCGGCAGGGTCAGCGCCCGGTCCGCCGTGATGTGCAGGGTTCCCAGCCAGAACTCCAGGCCGCCGACCAGCACCTGCACGCCGCGCTCGCCGTGAGCCCgcctccccgggccccgggccctccccgcgcgcccctgcCGGCCTCCCCGGCCCCTATGCCCTCCCCGCGtgcccctgctggcctccccgggccccgggccctccccgcgcgcccctgccggcctccccggcccctatgccctccccgcgcgcccctgcCGGCCTCCCCGGACCCCTGGGCCCACCCCGCATGCCCCTGcaggcctccccgggccccgggccctcCCCACGCGCCCCTGCTGgcctccccgcgcgcccctgctggcctccctggACCCCTGGGCCCACCCTGCCGTGCTCCTGCCGGCCTCCCCGGacccctgggccctccccgcgcccctgcAGGCCTCCCTGGACCCCTGGGCCCACCCCACTGTGCTCCTGccggcctccccgggccccgggccctccccgcGTGCCCCTGCCGGCCTCCCTGGACCCCTGGGCCCACCCCGCCGTGCTCCTGCCGGCCTCCCCGGacccctgggccctccccgcgcgcccctgcaggcctccccgggccccaggccctcCCCGCGTGCCCCTGCCGGCCTCCCTGGACCCCTGGGCCCACCCCGCCGTACTCCTGCCGGCCTCCCTGGCCCCCGGGCCCTCCCCACGCACCCTTGCTCCCCTCCTGGCCCCCGTGccctccccgcggcctccccaccccactcaccatgACAGGCTGCCGGCCTGTCTGGCTCGGTGAGTCGCACAGGAGCTGTGTGTCGGAGACGGTGAGCGCGCAGGGCTGGCCCCCGATCAGCACCGTGTAGTTGAGGCGGGAACTGCCAGCTGCCGCGGGGATCAGATTCTTGCCCTGCGGGTGGGGGACACGGTCAGCCGGGGGCGCCCACCCCCCTGCCTCTCCCGGTCTCTGTGCCCCACTCGTACCTTCAACACTACGTGGGAGCCAGGCTTGACATCCAGGACACCAGAGGGCCCGAGTGGCTCAAAGCTGGGGTCAGGGTAGTAGGTAAAGGAGGACCGGTTCAGGGAGCGGGCCGTCTGCACGTGATCCAGCAGGAAGCCAAACTCGTCTGGGTGTTcaccctgggcctggggctggggccgccCCAGGAAGATGCCGGGGGCTTTACAGAGCATGGCAGTGTCGTTGATCACCTGGCACGTCTGCGGGAACGAGGGCAAGCAGCCTGGCACGTGAGGGCacagggggcaggggcggggcggggggtgggcagggcagggtgtgGGCCACTGGTACTCACGTTGGTGGTCTCGATGCCCCGGTACTTGGCCCGGACCCGGGGCTCCTGGACTGTCAGCAGGTGGGTCCCACTCACAGTGATGGCAGTGCTTCCACTGGGGGCAGTTGGGGAGGGGAGCCTGAGGCCCCCTCCCCAACTatgtccccctgccccctgcaacTGCCCCCAAGATGGCTCTGGAGGGTTATCAAGGCTgctggggagcccagggccccTCCACTTAGGGTACGAGGTGAACGCCAGGGGCTGTGTTGTTGGGAAGACTCTGTCCCCTCTGGCGATGAGGGCTCGGGCTCACCGGATATGTAACTCAGCGCCCAAGGCCCTGGTCACCAGGCAAGGCCCCAGGACAGGAGCTCAGGGCCACAGTCCCTGACGCCCACCGATGCTGGCCAGGCTCCCCGTCTCTCCTAGGGTCTTACTTGATTATGCTCCAGGTAGGCTCAAGGCGAGTGACAGTGGGGTCCTGGGTGTAGGTGTAGAGGACTCCGGGGCTGGAAATGTTGGCGCGGTCGATGGCCAGGGTGATGGGGGCCTGGCTGGGGCCCAGGGTGGACACGGGCGAGATACACACGATTGCCTCCGCGTCTCTCCTATGTGGGCAAGTGGGGCGTTCAGGGCAGGCGGCCCGGGCCCACGACCCGTCCCGTCCTCGGGGCCTCCTGCCCAATGCCCAGGCCGGGGCTGACGGGGCCCTGCCCACCTCACAAACTGGCACTCGCCATCTCTCACAGTCACCGTGACCCTGCTGCCGGCATCCAGAGAGCTCCCGGAGATCGTGAGCCGTGTGCCCCCGGACGCCGGGCCCCGACTGGGACTCACGCGGTCAAATGCTGGGGTCTGTGGGAGAAGCAGCcctgaggggagggaggaggcagcccgatgggggtggggggtcagaaGGGATGGCAGCGGAAAGGGCAGGCAGCCCACGCACCACAAAGCTGTAGAGCTGCTCGGACTGCGTCCGGAAGTCAGCGGAACAGTCGCCCACACAGAGCTCCGCAGGCCCTGGCGGCGGGCTGGGCACCAGCGACTCCTCCATCTCACACACGATCCTAGGGGTGGATCGGAGACGGTGAGGGCGCGGGCGGCCCGGGGCCCAGGCACCCACACGGCCGCACTCACCTTTCGGCGCTGACGTACTCAGAGGGGATGGAGTTGCAGCGCACGCCTGCCACCCGCAGGCCCACCTCGCGGTAGCTGAGGCCCAGGTTCTCGCCCACGATGGTGACCCGCGTGCCTCCCTCCTTGGGGCCCATGAGCGGGTGGATCTGCAGAGCAGGAGAGGCGAGAGGGTGAGGCCAGAGTCGTGGGCGCCCGGCAGACAGACCGGGGGCGAGGGCGGCCGACCTGGGCGATGCGGGGGTGGCTGCAGCGGGTGCCCTTCTGGCTCGGGTGCATCCAGTTGGTCTTGGGCGCCGGGCAGTGGGCCCGCAGCTGGCACCTGTGCTCCGAGACGCACCAGCCGCAGTTGAAGCGAGGGTCGGCCTTGAGGCAGAGGCCGCAGCTGGGCCTCTGCGCCCAGCACTTATACAGGAGAGCTGCGGGCAGAGGGCGCCGCTGGTGGGGGGGCAGCTGCAGGCAGCCGGGGGCGCTGGGACCCCGACGAAGGgtctcccctcccaccttccccgCCCCAGCTCATGCCAACTGCGGCCCAGGACCATCCCGCCCCCTACCTCGGAAGGTGGCAGGCTTGTCGATGGGGAAGTCCCCGTCCCAGACCACAGAGAAGTCCAGCTCGGTGTCACCGTACTCGTCGCCCTCATAGGAGTACTGGGAGAGAGGGACCGCGTGACCCCGAGAAGGCGCGCCGACACCCGGCGGGAGAGCGGGgcgccccggagcccccgcccgccccagcgcccccagcccggcccgggCCGCACCGAGGCGTTCTGGCACTGCACGCTGCTGCTGTTGAAGCGCACGGCGGGCACCCGCTGCTGGCGCCCCTGCACCCGGACCACGCACTCGTAGTTCTTCTGGCCCGACTGGGGCTGCGGCAGGTTCTTGGCCCGCAGGGTGAGGGGCTGCATGACGCCCACCGGGATCAGGAGGTCCCCGCTGGGCAGGAtctcagggcagccctgagggGAGAACGCGCCCGTCAGCCGCACGCCCGCCGCCGCCATCTGGACCCAGCGGGGCCGGCCCCGGGTTCAAGGGGCTCCAAGGAACCAGTGAGATGAAAGGCAGAAAAGCCAGCGGGCAGCCCCCGCGGAGCCCAGCCCCCTCGCGCCCGGCACCCGCCTCACCTCAGGGCTGTGGACCCTGCCCTCCTGGAAGGAGCACTCGTGGGGGTGGCTGGTACACACGTGGCGGTACTTACACCAGTGGCAGGGGTAAGGGCTGCCAACGCAGGACATGCACCTGCGGGGGAGAGGCTTCACGAGTCACAGAGAAGTCTCTCTCCTACCGAGGCCCGCACGAGGACGCAGCAAGGGACAGGGACAGAGCGAcgtggggacagggtggggaaAGGCCACGACTCACGACTGGAGCGCGCTGCAGTTGTAGAGGACAAAGTCCACGCCGGCGAACTTCACGCCAGTCTCCCTGGAGAGCAGCTGCAGCCGCACGGTGCGCGTGGCCCCTGCGGCGAGCCCAGGGGCGGCGGTGAGCAAGCCGGGGACCGGAGGCGCCCCCAGCCCGGAGAGCCCCAGCCCACTGACCGTGCCCCCGGGTGAGCGCCCGGAGCTCCTGCGGGGACGGCGAGGGGCACTGCAGCTCCCCGGAGGGCAGCAGGACGGCCTCGCTCGGCGTCGCCTCCTCAAAAGCACATCTCACACCGGCGCTGAGGTCTGGCACGTTGCGCATGGCCAGCGTCAGCTGGGGGAGGCACACGAGTCAGGGCAGGaggcgcccccgcgccccgccacAGCTCGCCCACCACGCCACTCACCTGCACCCCGGGGGATGTCACCGAAACGTTGTTGGGCCGGACCCGCACCTGGACACACTTGCTCAGCTCCTCGGCAAAGCCGTGGGGGGCGGAGGCGCCCGGACAAGCCCCTTGGCGGCAGCACCTGTGTGGGATCGGGCCGGAGCCGGCTAGGCAGCTGCCCCGGAGGGCCCTGGCCAGGGGCGCGCTGGCGctctggagggaagaggggacaCCTGGCCCAGCCCGTAGTGCCAGGCAACGGCGCGCTTTGGCCTCATCCCCCGGAGTGCAAGGGCTGTCACTGGGGACGCGGGTTCTGCTCATTAGTCGGATGAAGCAGAAGGGGAAGGCGGACGAGGCCACAAGGGCACGACTGGGAGGAACGGGCACGTGGGCGGGGGCAGGCAGTGCCCCCCCAAGCAACAGCCGGCCTCGCTGGCTCCTCCCCAGAGCAGGGCTGCTCCAAAGCCAGCCTCCCACCGGTCCCCCGCCGCCACCCTCACCTGTGCTGCAGCACACACCAGCCGCAGTGGGGGTCCCCCGAGCCGAGGCAGGCTGCGCAGCTCGCGTACTGCTCGCAGGTCTCCACCGGGAGCTGGCTCACCTGGGGACAGGTGCATCAGtacccaccctgcccccaccctgccgcccgccgccgcccgccacGGGCCCACCTGCTTCTCACTCAGGAGGTAGATGTGCCGGTGGTCAGGGCTAAAGAGCAGGTCTCGGAGAATGGGGCTGCCATCCACCACAGGCACCGTCTCGTAGAGGTGGGCATACTGGGAGCCATCAACCCGGACCTGGGCCGCGAGAGACGCCAGCCTGAGGCCAGGGCGCCACCGCACGCACCCAGGAAGTCCTCTTATCAAGCCGGGGCCTTCCCAGGCTCGACCAAACTGAAGCCGGGCCCCGCGGGGCCCGGCACCTGACCTGCCCACTACCCCAGGCCCCCACAGGCAGGGAAAGGAGGGTCCAAAGGCCACCCTGGAGGCTGTTGAAGGTGACTCAGCCACTCAAAGAGGCCCCCAAGAAAGAGAGACGGGGAGATTAATGTCGCTACGCTGAGGAGAGAGGGGTGAGTGCTCCAGGAGGAGGGCTTTTTAGGGGGATGACACCGTCCTGGAACAAGAGAGCAGTGAGGGCTGCCCGGCCCTGCGAGCTTGCTGAAAGCACGGAGAGGCACACTGTAGAGGGGGAGCAGCGTGTGGTTTGGGAACGATGCCTCCCAACGAGGGCCCGAGAGGGGAGCAGACCAGGCCCCCAAGAACCCAGCAGCTCCCTTTACAaacctgcccccgccccccactgttCTCAGACCTCAGGGGGGCAGCTCCATAGCTGCCCAGTGAGCCGGCGGGTGAGCACGTGGAGGCCGTCCTGACTCCTTCCCTTCAGAGCTGGACACTGGAGCTCCTGTGCATCTCTCCCTTCCCCGCTACCCTCTGCCCGGGAATGGAAGCGGCCCCAGTGTCCGCGAGGGGACAAGAGCGCACAGCGGGTTGCAGCCAAACTTCTTCCTCGTTCATGCAACTGAGGACTCGGCAATGATGGCTCAGCCAGGGCCCTGCTCGCTTAATGGGGA
This genomic window contains:
- the PLXNA3 gene encoding plexin-A3 encodes the protein MPAACLLLLVLPAVAGAVGSSRPFPAFLVTDTTLTHLAVHRVTGEVFVGAVNRVFKLAPNLTELRAHVTGPVEDNARCYPPPSMRVCAHRLAPVDNVNKLLLIDYAARRLVACGSIWQGICQFLRLDDLFKLGEPHHRKEHYLSGAQEPDSMAGVIVEQGQGPSKLFVGTAVDGKSEYFPTLSSRKLISDEDSADMFSLVYQDEFVSSQIKIPSDTLSLYPAFDIYYIYGFVSASFVYFLTLQLDTQQTLLDTAGEKFFTSKIVRMCAGDSEFYSYVEFPIGCSWRGVEYRLVQSAHLAKPGVLLAQDLGVPPDEDVLFTVFSQGQKNRASPPRQTILCLFTLSNINAHIRRRIQSCYRGEGTLALPWLLNKELPCINTPMQINGNFCGLVLNQPLGGLHVIEGLPLLADSSDGMASVAAYTYRQHSVVFIGTRNGSLKKVRVDGSQYAHLYETVPVVDGSPILRDLLFSPDHRHIYLLSEKQVSQLPVETCEQYASCAACLGSGDPHCGWCVLQHRCCRQGACPGASAPHGFAEELSKCVQVRVRPNNVSVTSPGVQLTLAMRNVPDLSAGVRCAFEEATPSEAVLLPSGELQCPSPSPQELRALTRGHGATRTVRLQLLSRETGVKFAGVDFVLYNCSALQSCMSCVGSPYPCHWCKYRHVCTSHPHECSFQEGRVHSPEGCPEILPSGDLLIPVGVMQPLTLRAKNLPQPQSGQKNYECVVRVQGRQQRVPAVRFNSSSVQCQNASYSYEGDEYGDTELDFSVVWDGDFPIDKPATFRALLYKCWAQRPSCGLCLKADPRFNCGWCVSEHRCQLRAHCPAPKTNWMHPSQKGTRCSHPRIAQIHPLMGPKEGGTRVTIVGENLGLSYREVGLRVAGVRCNSIPSEYVSAERIVCEMEESLVPSPPPGPAELCVGDCSADFRTQSEQLYSFVTPAFDRVSPSRGPASGGTRLTISGSSLDAGSRVTVTVRDGECQFVRRDAEAIVCISPVSTLGPSQAPITLAIDRANISSPGVLYTYTQDPTVTRLEPTWSIINGSTAITVSGTHLLTVQEPRVRAKYRGIETTNTCQVINDTAMLCKAPGIFLGRPQPQAQGEHPDEFGFLLDHVQTARSLNRSSFTYYPDPSFEPLGPSGVLDVKPGSHVVLKGKNLIPAAAGSSRLNYTVLIGGQPCALTVSDTQLLCDSPSQTGRQPVMVLVGGLEFWLGTLHITADRALTLPATVGLAAGGGLLLLAITAVLVAYKRKTQDADRTLKRLQLQMDNLESRVALECKEAFAELQTDIHELTSHMDGVQIPFLDYRTYAVRVLFPGIEAHPVLKELDTPPNVEKALRLFGQLLHSRAFVLTFIHTLEAQSSFSMRDRGTVASLTMVVLQSRLDYATGLLKQLLADLIEKNLQSKNHPKLLLRRTESVAEKMLTNWFTFLLHKFLKECAGEPLFLLYCAIKQQMEKGPIDAITGEARYSLSEDKLIRQQIDYKTLTLHCVFPEGESSAQVPVKVLNCDSITQAKDKLLDAVYKGLPYSQRPKAEDMDLEWRQGRMARIILQDEDVTTKIECDWKRVNSLAHYQVTDGSLVALVPKQVSAYNMANSFTFTRSLSRYESLLRTASSPDSLRSRAPMITPDQETGTKLWHLVKNHDHADHREGDRGSKMVSEIYLTRLLATKGTLQKFVDDLFETVFSTAHRGSALPLAIKYMFDFLDEQADQRQISDPDVRHTWKSNCLPLRFWVNVIKNPQFVFDIHKSSITDACLSVVAQTFMDSCSTSEHRLGKDSPSNKLLYAKDIPNYKSWVERYYRDIAKMASISDQDMDAYLVEQSRLHASDFNILSALSELYFYVTKYRQEVLAALDRDAACRKQKLRQKLEQIIGLASGNG